The Amycolatopsis nigrescens CSC17Ta-90 genomic interval CTCGGCCAGCGCCTTGCGCAGGTTCGACGGCAACAGCACCGAACCCAGCGCGGCGGCGCCCGCGGTGCCAAGCACCCGGCGGCGGGTGATCGCGTGCTCGTTCATCGTTTCACTCCGAACTGGACGATCCGGTCGTTTCCGGTGTCCGCGACGAACACCCGGCCCCTGGCGTCCAGCGCGACCCCGATCGGGAACCGCAGCAGTCCCCTGCCCTCGGTACCGAACTCGTTCAGGAACGGGCCGCCGGTGCGGAACTGCGCGACCCAGCCGTAGTCCGGCACCGTGACGTACAACCGCCCGGCCGGGTCCAGTGCGACCTGCGCCGGGTTGGACAGCCCGCCGAACCGGCTGTACTGGCCGTAGCCGACCGTGGTGGTCGGCTCCCCCGCCGGCGAGTAGCGCACGATCCCGTTGCGCCCGCTGTCCCGGATGCCGTTCTGCACCACCCAGACGCCGCCGTCGTCGGCCACCGCGATGCCCTGCGGCCCGCTCATCTTCGCCGTGATCTCGCCAGCCGGCTTGCCGGTGCGCAGGTCGAACCTGAGCACCCGCTCGTGCCCGGTGTCGGTGGCGAGCAGCTGACCGCCGGCCACCGCCACCCCGCGCGGGTTGTCCAGTTCGCCCACCCCGAACTCCCGCAGGAAACCGCCCCACCAGGCAAATTCCACGATCCGGTTGTGCCCGGTGTCCGCGACGAACACGTTGCCCCCGCCGTCCACGGCGACCGCCTGCGGCTCGTTCAGCGACCCGGCGTCGAGCACCCACCGGAGACGGCCGTCCGGGGTGAACTGCTGGACCCGGTTGTTCCCGGAGTCGGCCACCCAGAGCAGGCCACGGCCGTCCACGGCCAGCCCGGCCGGACGATCGAGCCGGCCCGGCGCCCGCCCGGTGCGGCCGAACTCCCCGGCGTACCCGGGCGGCGGCATCGGCGGGACGGCCCGGACGGTGAACCGGACCGGCTCGGCCAGAGACGCGTAGCCGTCGTCGTAGAGGTAGCAGGCCACGTACTCACCGGGCTTGACCTGGCCGGTACCGAAACCGACCTCGCCCGACGCCGCCGGAGCGTACTCCCAGGCGGCGTACTGGCCGACCTTCCGGCCGTCCACCGGCTCCTGCCCGCGCGGGAACAGGCCGATCCAGTTCTTGGCGTTCACCTTCGGCTGCGGCACCGAGTAGCTGAAGGTGATCCGCGCGCCCTGTTCGAGCGAACTCGAGTCGGCGCCGAGCGTGCCGTCTGCACCGTCAGGTCTGCTCACCGCGTGACCCTTTCATGGGAACGGGAACTCCGGGCGAACGCGCGTCTACCACCGGATGTCCGGAGAGTGCTGCACGTAACTGCTCTAGGAAACCGCGTTCCACGCAATATCAAGCATCCGCGGTTCGGCGTCAAGGGGCCGGATGGTGGGCGTTCCTTCACTCGCCCGAGCGGTAGCCAGCACGCCGAACAGCGGGAATGCTGCATCGGTAGCCACAACCGAAAGGAATCCCATGTCCGGAAGCGACGCGGTGACCGATCCCGCGGTACGTGCGCTGATCACCGCACTCAACAACGGCGACCGGGAAGCCTTCTTCGCGGCGCTGACGCCGGAAGCCACGCTGTCCGACGACGGCTCGGACCGCGACCTCGGCCAGTGGGTGGACCGCGAGATCTTCTCCTCGAACGGGCAGCTGGAGGTCGTCTCGGCCACCGACGGCGGCCGGTCGCTGGTCGCCGACTACCGCAACGACACCTGGGGCTCGATGCGCACCGCCTGGCGGTTCGAGGTCACCGGCGGCAAGATCGGCCGGATCGAGACCGGCCAGGCCTGAGCGGCTGGCTCGCCTCGCGACCGCCGGTTGAGCAGCCGCGAGGCGAGTGGCTCTAGCCGCGGTACGCCGCGAAGATCTTGGCGAACTCGTAGGGCTGCTGCGGCACGTTCGTGCACTTGTACAGCGGGCCCTGGCAGGCGTTGCGGTCCCGGGTCATCTCCCAGAACGACAGCATGCCGAGCCGCTGCTGGCCGGCGAAGGCAACTAGCTCCTGCGCATCGGACTGGGTGAAGATCTCGTCGCGCGAGTCGTTCTGGCCGAGCATCGGGGTGACCCCGACCATCCGCCACAGCTCGGCGTCCGCCACGTCCGGATAGACGGTCTTCAGCTGGGCCTGCGTACTGCGGCCGGCCTGGATGGCCTTCGCACCCTGATCCGCGGGTCCCTGGTAGTAGTCCATCGCCATCACGTTGACCTTGTCCAGCACCACCCCGGCGGTCTTGGCCGAGCGCACCACGTTCAGCCCGTCCGCGGTGAGGCCGGTGGGCAGCACCGGCAGCGTGAGCGAGATCTTCAGCCCGGGGTTCGCCTGCTGCAGCTTCGCCAGCGCGGCCGAACGCCGCTGCACCGACGCGGGGTCCGCCACCGCGGCGCCTTCGATGTCGAAGTCGGCGTACTTCAGCTGATACTTCTTCACCACCGCGTCGTACTCGGCGAAGGTGCTGTCCGGGGTCGCGCAGGCTTGGGCGAGCTCCACCCCGGAGGCGCCGCCGAAGGAGATCTTCACGTCCCCGCCCGCCGCGCGGATCTTGCCGATTTCGTCCAGCTGCCAGCCATCCCTAGGGTCGTAGGCGGCGAACCAGCTCGCCCGGCAGCCTGCCGCGATCACGAACCCGAGGGTGTAGCTGGTGATCCCGCTGGCCGCGGACATCTCGGACAGGCTCGGCGTCGGCCAGGAGCCCATATCCACATAGGGCGCCAACGGCAGGTCGGCCACGGCGGCCAGCCCGACCGGCTCTGCCACGGCCGGGGCGGAGGTGCACACGACCAGCGCGGCGACGGCGGCCAGCGCCCGGAACCCGCGTTTCGCAACCGGCATCGCGCGTACCTCCTCGACGGAGTGGTCTAGACCTCTACCGACCATGATGACGCCCGTGCCGCCGCCCGGCTACGAACTAACGTAGGGAGTCCGCGCCGGGGCGCGAATGCCGTTCGCCTTAGGATGGCGCGGCAAGCATGATCACTGAGCTGGGGGCATGCGAGGCTTTCTTGCGCATGCCCCCATCGATCGGGTGCGGGTGTCCCGCATGAGCACTGAGGGGGCGAGGACCGCATCGGCGAGAAACCCGGCGCAGGCGAACCGGCCGGCGCGTCCACGCTGTACCGGGCCCGGCGAGTGCTGGCCATCCGGCCGTTCCGCCGGCTGTTGGTCGTCAACTACCTGTGCAGCACCGCCGACTGGCTTTCGCTGCTCGCGCTGAGCTCCTTCGCCAAGGAGCTCGCCCCGGGGCAACTCGCCTTCACCTTCAGCAGTGTGGTCCTGGTGCAGATGCTGCCCGGTCTGCTGTTCGCGCCGATCGGCGGCCTGCTCGCGGACCGGTTCGACCGGCGCAAGGTGATGGTGGTCTGCGACCTGCTGCGCTTCGGCCTGCTGATCTCCATCGCGCTCGTCGGCGACCCGGTCTGGCTGTACGTGGGCACCTTCCTGGTCGGCTGCTGCTCGATGCTGTGGATCCCGGCCAAGGACGCCGCGGTGCCGAACCTGCTCACCAGGCCGGAGCAGGTGGAGACCGCCGGCCAGCTCGGGCTGGTGATGACCTGGGGCGTCACGGTGATCTCCGGGGCCACCCTGTTCGCCGCGATCACCGGGGTGAACACCTGGCTGCACCTGCCGGCGCAGGAATTCGGCCGGCTCTACCTGCTCCAGGTCGCGCTGGCGATCAACGGGCTGTTCTTCCTCACCAGTGCGGTGCTGGTGGCCACCCGGATCCCCGAGCTGTCCCGCCGGGGCACCGCCACGGGAACCACCGCAACCGAGCCATCGCAAGGAATCCGGGCCATGCTCCGGGACGGCGCCCGGTTCGTGCGCGACACCCCGCTGGTGCGCGGGCTGCTGCTCGGCATGGCCGGCGCCTTCGCCGCCGGCGGTGCGGTGGTGGGTTCCGCGCAGTCCTACGCGCTCAGCCTCGGCGGCGGCGACGCGACCTTCGGCCTGCTGCTGGCCGCGGTGTTCCTCGGTCTCGCGTCCGGCATGGCCGCCGCGCCAAGGCTGGCGCGGCGGCTGGCGCGCGGGCGGCTGTTCGGGGTGGCCATCGTGGCGGCCGGAGTGGCGCTGGTCGTGGTCGCGCTGTCCCCGCACCTGGCGCTTTCCCTCGCCGCGGCGGTGGTCGTCGGCGGCTGCGCCGGTGCCGCGTTCCTGACCGGGATGACGATCATCGGCCTGGAGATCGAAGACGCCATCCGCGGCCGGATCAACGCGCTGTACCAGCTGCTGCTCAAGGTGGTAGTGGCCGGGGCCGCCGCGCTGGCGCCGGTGCTGGTCGCCCTGCTGCAGCCGACCTCGATCAGGAGCTGGGGCGCCGAGCTCACCGTCGACGGCACCCGCCCGGTCCTGCTCGGCGCCGGGCTGCTCGCACTGGCCACCGGCGTCCTCGCCTACCGCAGGCTGAACGACCGGCAGTCGGGGCGGCTGCTGGCCGATCTCCGGTCCGCGCTCGGCCGCGGCCGCCGGATGAAGGGCCTGCTCATCGCCGTCGAAGGCACCACCGCGGCGGACACCGCGCGTCAGGCCGCGCTGCTGGCCGACTGGCTGCGCACCGGGCCGCGCGTCGTGGTGCTGGCCGCCGACCCCGCGCTGGACGACGAGCGAATGTCCGGCCTGCTCGACGCCGCGGCGCTGACCGGCGCCCGGGCACAGGCACTGGCCGCCGCGGCGGTGCGCGCGGACGTGGTGGAGAAGGTCGTGCGGCCGGCGCTGGACGCCGGGGCCGTGGTGGTGATGGAACAGTTCGCCTGCTCGCCGATGACCCGGCTGCCGGCGGTCGCCGAGCTGGACACCGAGGAACTGGACGGCCTCGCCGGCTGGGCGATCGGCACGCTGCGCCCGGACGTGAGCGTCCTGCTCGACGCCGACCCCGGTGACAGCCCGAAGCACGAATGGCGGATCGTCACCCTGCTCGCCGAACTGGCCGGCAGCACACCGGAGCGCTATCTCGTGGTGGACGGGGCCGGCGCGGACGACGAGGTGGCCGAACGCGTGCGTCTCGCGTTGCGCGCACTGCCGGTGGCCAGGGAGCGCGGCCGGAACCAGGTGCTGCCGGGGAAGGCCGCCGAACCTGCCTCCGTGTGAAACCGCGGAAGCGCTAGCATGTGGCGACAATTGCGTCGTCGGGGTGTTGGAGTGAAGCTTATGTCGGAGACCGGTGACCCGTTGTCGGCCGTGGAGAACAGTCTGGACCGGCCGTCCGCGGCCCGCGTCTACGACTACTTCATCGGCGGGACGACCAACTACGCGATCGATCGCGAGTTCGGCGAACAGGTCAAGCAGCTGCTGCCGAAGGTCGACGAGTACGCGGTCACCTGCCGCCAGTTCCTCGGCCGCGCGGTGCGCTACGCCGCCGGCGCCGGCGTGACCCAGTTCGTCGACATCGGCTCCGGGCTGCCGACCGAGGGCAACGTGCACGAGGTCGCCGACGAGGTCCGCCCCGAGTGCGACACCAAGGTGGTCTACATCGACAACGAGCCGATCGCGCTCGCGCACTCGACCCTGCTGCTCGCCGAGACCGCCGACCCGGAGCGGCACCACGCCATCGCGGCCGATCTCCTCGCGCCCGAGGATCTCTGGGAACGCGTGCAGGCCACCGAGCTCATCGACTTCGACCAGCCGGTGGCGCTGGTGATCAACGCGGTGCTGCACTTCGTCAAGGACGAGCAGGACCCGGACGGGGTGCTCGAGTTCTACCGCCGCAAGCTGGCGCCGGGCTCGCTGCTGATGCTGTGCCAGATGACCAACGAGAACCCGGCCAGCGAACAGGAACGCCAGGCGCTGCTCACCCTCGCCGACTACTACGAGCGAACCACCAACCCCGGCCAGCTGCGCACCGCCGCGGAGTTCTCCCGGTTCTTCGGCGACTGGGACATGGTCGAGCCCGGTCTTGTCTACGCGCCGGCCTGGCACCCGGACGGCAACAGCCTGTTCAAGGTCCCCTCCGAGTCGCGCATCCTCGCCGGCGTCGCCCGCAAACCCGCCTGAGGACCCGCTTTCCCCAATCCGTGAAGGGCACCTTGCCTACGTTGAAGGTAGGCAAGGTGCCCTTCACGGACTACTGGGGACCGGTGCCGGTGAAGTGGCGCAGGCGCAGGCTGTTCGAGACGACGAGTACCGAGGACAGCG includes:
- a CDS encoding NHL repeat-containing protein; translation: MSRPDGADGTLGADSSSLEQGARITFSYSVPQPKVNAKNWIGLFPRGQEPVDGRKVGQYAAWEYAPAASGEVGFGTGQVKPGEYVACYLYDDGYASLAEPVRFTVRAVPPMPPPGYAGEFGRTGRAPGRLDRPAGLAVDGRGLLWVADSGNNRVQQFTPDGRLRWVLDAGSLNEPQAVAVDGGGNVFVADTGHNRIVEFAWWGGFLREFGVGELDNPRGVAVAGGQLLATDTGHERVLRFDLRTGKPAGEITAKMSGPQGIAVADDGGVWVVQNGIRDSGRNGIVRYSPAGEPTTTVGYGQYSRFGGLSNPAQVALDPAGRLYVTVPDYGWVAQFRTGGPFLNEFGTEGRGLLRFPIGVALDARGRVFVADTGNDRIVQFGVKR
- a CDS encoding MFS transporter, coding for MLAIRPFRRLLVVNYLCSTADWLSLLALSSFAKELAPGQLAFTFSSVVLVQMLPGLLFAPIGGLLADRFDRRKVMVVCDLLRFGLLISIALVGDPVWLYVGTFLVGCCSMLWIPAKDAAVPNLLTRPEQVETAGQLGLVMTWGVTVISGATLFAAITGVNTWLHLPAQEFGRLYLLQVALAINGLFFLTSAVLVATRIPELSRRGTATGTTATEPSQGIRAMLRDGARFVRDTPLVRGLLLGMAGAFAAGGAVVGSAQSYALSLGGGDATFGLLLAAVFLGLASGMAAAPRLARRLARGRLFGVAIVAAGVALVVVALSPHLALSLAAAVVVGGCAGAAFLTGMTIIGLEIEDAIRGRINALYQLLLKVVVAGAAALAPVLVALLQPTSIRSWGAELTVDGTRPVLLGAGLLALATGVLAYRRLNDRQSGRLLADLRSALGRGRRMKGLLIAVEGTTAADTARQAALLADWLRTGPRVVVLAADPALDDERMSGLLDAAALTGARAQALAAAAVRADVVEKVVRPALDAGAVVVMEQFACSPMTRLPAVAELDTEELDGLAGWAIGTLRPDVSVLLDADPGDSPKHEWRIVTLLAELAGSTPERYLVVDGAGADDEVAERVRLALRALPVARERGRNQVLPGKAAEPASV
- a CDS encoding SAM-dependent methyltransferase, with protein sequence MSETGDPLSAVENSLDRPSAARVYDYFIGGTTNYAIDREFGEQVKQLLPKVDEYAVTCRQFLGRAVRYAAGAGVTQFVDIGSGLPTEGNVHEVADEVRPECDTKVVYIDNEPIALAHSTLLLAETADPERHHAIAADLLAPEDLWERVQATELIDFDQPVALVINAVLHFVKDEQDPDGVLEFYRRKLAPGSLLMLCQMTNENPASEQERQALLTLADYYERTTNPGQLRTAAEFSRFFGDWDMVEPGLVYAPAWHPDGNSLFKVPSESRILAGVARKPA
- a CDS encoding chitinase — encoded protein: MPVAKRGFRALAAVAALVVCTSAPAVAEPVGLAAVADLPLAPYVDMGSWPTPSLSEMSAASGITSYTLGFVIAAGCRASWFAAYDPRDGWQLDEIGKIRAAGGDVKISFGGASGVELAQACATPDSTFAEYDAVVKKYQLKYADFDIEGAAVADPASVQRRSAALAKLQQANPGLKISLTLPVLPTGLTADGLNVVRSAKTAGVVLDKVNVMAMDYYQGPADQGAKAIQAGRSTQAQLKTVYPDVADAELWRMVGVTPMLGQNDSRDEIFTQSDAQELVAFAGQQRLGMLSFWEMTRDRNACQGPLYKCTNVPQQPYEFAKIFAAYRG